A single Natranaerobius thermophilus JW/NM-WN-LF DNA region contains:
- a CDS encoding nucleotidyltransferase family protein: MNIGLEDKKIQKIVSLFSKYEAVEKAVIFGSRARGDFAYNSDIDIAVYTNGQSVTGLQTDLEEAAGIYKINLIVMDELNNDQLRQNIERDGVEVYRA; the protein is encoded by the coding sequence ATGAACATTGGTTTAGAAGATAAGAAAATCCAAAAAATTGTTTCATTGTTCAGTAAGTATGAAGCGGTAGAAAAAGCAGTAATTTTTGGCTCTAGAGCTAGAGGTGATTTTGCGTACAATTCGGATATTGATATTGCAGTTTATACAAATGGACAATCTGTAACAGGACTTCAGACTGATCTGGAAGAAGCTGCCGGGATCTATAAAATTAATTTAATAGTAATGGACGAACTAAATAATGATCAACTTAGGCAAAATATTGAAAGAGATGGTGTAGAAGTGTATAGGGCATGA